The Pseudoalteromonas ruthenica genome has a window encoding:
- a CDS encoding TonB-dependent receptor: protein MKIKSALGATITALFAVNSQAMEVITVHSQHHDTGARLMQIPAQKFATDTADWLDGVVGAGVNKNGPITGLAQYRGMFAQRINVASNGLNFSGAGPNSMDTPLSYTPAIIIANMDIYRGIAPVSAGIDTLGGAIDVNMRRAELDSPLTVNGRINAQDNGSGFNASLAEGAGNSQFAWLAYADTRNSDEQEAKEGAIPNSDYQRHQYGVLTTSALNQGRLFANIHRTDTKQSGTAALPMDIDYIDTTRFEVSGEHEISDTTLLWGMGFQDGEHGMDNYQQRALSTAQKARYTLALGRSTSLFAHIQTGAWLWGYDGSINRHDADITNPNNDAFFVENFNNVADDRHSLFTEYTFSHRKLNTTVGARLKYNVANADKVSSTMAMMMPAVATLQTRFNDADKSVSDTTFDVVINNRYTLNSHSDLSYGVAIKERAASYQARYLWLPMQATGGLADGKTYVGNINLKPETAYQANVGWSYTCERLSIKPQLFYQRIDNYIQGIPSEDSVVNMVAMMMSGQGALRFSNIDAHLYGADMSAEYQLSRQWQVNAQISYVRGKRRDEVNDDLYRISPLNGQLSAHYYANDYQVAARWRFAQSQTHVSHYNNELSSPGYGVVDVSVDYDINSHWQFNAAVNNLFDHSYAPHLNGINRVDGRELDKGQRLQALGRTLHLGVSFSL from the coding sequence ATGAAGATAAAATCAGCCCTTGGCGCAACCATCACCGCACTTTTCGCAGTCAATAGTCAGGCCATGGAAGTGATCACCGTGCACTCGCAACACCATGATACGGGTGCTCGTTTAATGCAAATACCGGCACAAAAGTTTGCAACCGACACAGCCGATTGGCTCGATGGTGTTGTTGGTGCGGGTGTAAACAAAAATGGCCCGATAACAGGTTTAGCGCAATACCGAGGTATGTTTGCCCAACGCATTAATGTCGCCAGCAATGGCCTCAACTTCAGTGGTGCAGGCCCCAACTCAATGGATACACCACTCAGTTACACCCCTGCCATCATCATTGCAAACATGGACATCTATCGCGGTATTGCCCCGGTCAGTGCCGGTATCGACACGCTTGGCGGGGCCATTGACGTAAACATGCGCCGCGCTGAGCTCGATAGCCCATTGACTGTTAATGGCCGCATCAATGCACAAGATAATGGCTCAGGGTTCAATGCTAGCCTCGCTGAGGGCGCTGGTAATAGCCAATTTGCTTGGCTCGCCTACGCAGATACGCGCAACAGTGATGAACAAGAGGCCAAAGAAGGTGCTATTCCGAACAGTGATTACCAGCGTCACCAGTATGGTGTGCTTACCACGTCGGCCCTAAATCAAGGGCGCCTCTTCGCCAATATTCATCGTACCGATACCAAACAAAGCGGCACAGCCGCGCTGCCTATGGATATTGATTACATCGACACCACACGATTTGAGGTATCGGGTGAGCACGAAATCAGTGACACAACGCTATTATGGGGTATGGGCTTTCAAGATGGCGAGCATGGTATGGATAACTACCAACAGCGCGCCCTCAGTACCGCGCAAAAAGCACGTTATACCCTGGCTTTAGGACGCAGTACCAGTCTCTTTGCCCACATACAAACAGGGGCTTGGCTATGGGGCTATGATGGCAGTATCAACCGTCATGATGCGGACATCACTAATCCAAACAATGACGCATTTTTCGTGGAAAACTTTAATAATGTTGCTGATGACCGCCATAGCCTATTCACCGAGTACACGTTTAGCCACCGCAAGCTCAACACAACAGTAGGCGCACGGTTGAAATACAATGTTGCCAATGCCGATAAAGTAAGCTCCACCATGGCCATGATGATGCCAGCGGTTGCAACCTTACAAACTCGTTTTAATGATGCAGACAAAAGCGTCAGTGATACCACCTTCGATGTGGTCATCAATAATCGCTATACGTTGAATTCACACTCAGACCTCAGTTACGGTGTCGCTATCAAAGAGCGGGCTGCGAGCTATCAAGCGCGTTATTTATGGCTTCCCATGCAAGCAACCGGGGGCCTTGCGGATGGTAAAACCTATGTCGGTAATATCAACCTTAAACCTGAAACGGCGTACCAAGCGAATGTGGGTTGGTCATACACCTGTGAGCGGCTCTCGATAAAGCCTCAGCTATTTTATCAACGAATTGATAATTACATTCAAGGCATCCCCAGTGAAGACAGTGTGGTGAATATGGTGGCGATGATGATGTCTGGGCAAGGCGCGCTTCGCTTTAGTAATATTGATGCTCACCTTTACGGGGCTGATATGAGCGCCGAGTATCAACTCTCTCGGCAGTGGCAAGTTAATGCTCAGATTAGTTATGTGCGCGGTAAACGCAGGGATGAGGTGAATGACGATCTCTATCGTATCAGCCCACTTAACGGCCAATTAAGTGCCCATTACTATGCCAATGATTACCAAGTGGCTGCGCGTTGGCGCTTCGCCCAGTCGCAAACGCATGTGTCGCACTATAACAACGAGCTGAGCTCACCCGGCTATGGTGTCGTTGATGTGAGTGTAGATTATGATATCAACAGCCATTGGCAGTTCAATGCAGCGGTTAACAACCTTTTTGATCATAGCTATGCGCCACATCTCAACGGCATAAACCGTGTTGATGGCCGGGAGTTAGATAAAGGACAACGTTTACAGGCACTGGGCCGTACTCTCCATCTAGGTGTTAGTTTCTCTTTGTGA
- a CDS encoding DUF1761 domain-containing protein gives MNFADFNFIAVLIAALATFILGGVWYSPLMFKNAWLDGCGLTDIDLQNAAMGKVFTIAFILSLLAAFIFALFLGPRPELGFAVGAGFAAGLGWVATSFGISYVFEQRPLKLFLVNAGYHTVQFTLMGLILGLWH, from the coding sequence ATGAATTTTGCAGATTTTAATTTTATCGCGGTGCTAATTGCAGCCCTTGCCACGTTTATCTTAGGTGGCGTGTGGTATTCACCACTGATGTTTAAAAATGCTTGGTTAGATGGGTGCGGGTTAACGGACATAGATTTGCAAAATGCGGCAATGGGAAAGGTCTTTACCATCGCCTTTATACTCTCTCTTTTGGCTGCTTTTATCTTTGCGTTATTTTTAGGCCCTCGGCCCGAGCTCGGGTTTGCGGTAGGTGCAGGCTTTGCTGCGGGTTTAGGGTGGGTGGCTACGTCCTTTGGGATTAGCTATGTTTTCGAGCAGCGACCTCTAAAGCTGTTTTTAGTTAATGCCGGATACCATACTGTGCAGTTTACCTTGATGGGGCTTATTCTGGGCTTATGGCATTAG
- a CDS encoding CBU_0592 family membrane protein, giving the protein MDILFDVIGMSGTFLVVGAFFLLQLNKLPATGLGYNLMNLSGAILLLISLCYNFNLASFVIEIFWIAASLIGIYKYIKARKASKLAAAHSAS; this is encoded by the coding sequence ATGGATATTTTGTTCGATGTTATTGGCATGTCGGGCACCTTTTTAGTGGTAGGTGCATTCTTTTTGTTGCAGTTGAATAAGCTGCCTGCAACGGGCTTAGGTTACAACCTAATGAACCTATCAGGCGCCATTTTATTGCTAATAAGCCTTTGTTATAACTTTAACTTGGCCAGCTTCGTTATCGAAATTTTCTGGATAGCGGCGTCACTCATTGGTATCTATAAATACATTAAAGCGCGTAAAGCCAGTAAGCTTGCAGCGGCGCATTCCGCCTCATAA
- a CDS encoding TonB-dependent receptor plug domain-containing protein, whose translation MFRFCFYFTLVGSFVFPALAEQASSDELFSLSFEQLLDVQVDIASKSAESQSLAPSSVTLFTRQQIAQLGVHNAYQLMNYVPGMQLTRGDWVGAVPKEHARGVHLDSGNILVMINGERLNEVSFGKASVYTPYIPAQLIERVEFIRGPGSALYGSNAFLGVMNIILSDDNNALSVGIGENARQQLTGQLYQATSLGQFSANIAVEKTNGQDYDVADNVRDPLYSVFANTQFSTERLTINARYQRTELNEFLNLGGYSPQNRHRSDNYAASVAYQWLQGDHDLSSQLSYAEHHIEAQGLVEGLNLPENMPYFVGPNWQSSELKFVSDYQHQLHANSILFAGVELRRDEQTQAGVVTSYFNDQSGFIELNSEYYENPSRVLSRYREFSDLEHRFDAQAGYVQVKQQLPDFGLTAFFGARYDHVNGIDARWSPRASLIYELPSGDIRHVLKAQYGESFRTPVTNELYSNDDITSGNANLSSEVIKTTELVWLAQGTQWKSEVVLFDNALEDFIDLVMVNEQQQAFTFANVFSTTMQGIEMSAQSQLGQYSDVQINYTQLFDDPISPSFKRFASVAVNMQLETLTLSANALWRDSVEVFGANDKRFYQGAYVLLGAALHWQMDEHTRLSLKVENLTDKDYDTFDARVFDGRVPGYGRQSSLTYTYQF comes from the coding sequence ATGTTCCGTTTTTGTTTCTATTTTACGCTCGTAGGCTCGTTTGTCTTTCCAGCCTTGGCTGAACAAGCGAGCAGCGATGAGCTCTTTTCTCTAAGCTTTGAACAACTGCTTGATGTTCAAGTGGATATCGCATCAAAAAGTGCAGAAAGCCAATCTCTGGCCCCTTCTTCGGTGACCTTATTTACCCGCCAACAAATTGCCCAGTTGGGTGTCCACAACGCTTATCAATTAATGAATTATGTGCCCGGCATGCAGCTGACTCGGGGCGACTGGGTCGGGGCCGTGCCAAAAGAGCATGCGCGCGGCGTGCATTTGGACAGTGGCAATATTCTAGTGATGATTAACGGTGAGCGCTTAAATGAAGTTTCCTTCGGTAAAGCTTCAGTGTACACACCTTATATTCCGGCGCAGTTAATTGAAAGAGTAGAGTTTATTCGCGGTCCTGGCTCTGCATTGTATGGCAGCAATGCGTTTTTAGGGGTGATGAATATTATCCTAAGTGACGATAACAATGCCTTGAGTGTTGGCATAGGTGAGAATGCTCGCCAGCAATTAACAGGGCAGTTGTATCAAGCGACGTCACTAGGGCAATTCTCTGCTAATATCGCGGTGGAAAAAACCAATGGTCAAGATTACGACGTTGCCGATAATGTTCGTGACCCACTGTATTCTGTTTTTGCCAATACCCAGTTTAGTACCGAGCGCTTAACCATCAATGCGCGCTATCAGCGTACTGAGCTGAATGAATTCTTGAATTTAGGCGGGTACAGCCCTCAGAATCGTCATCGCAGTGATAATTACGCCGCCAGTGTTGCCTATCAGTGGTTGCAAGGCGACCACGATTTGTCCTCCCAGTTGAGTTATGCCGAGCATCATATTGAAGCGCAAGGCTTAGTAGAGGGCCTTAATCTACCTGAAAACATGCCGTATTTTGTTGGTCCTAACTGGCAAAGCTCTGAGCTTAAGTTTGTCAGCGATTATCAGCATCAGCTTCATGCCAATAGTATATTATTTGCAGGTGTTGAGCTGCGCCGAGACGAGCAAACTCAAGCTGGCGTTGTGACCAGCTATTTCAATGACCAATCAGGCTTTATTGAGCTCAATAGTGAGTATTATGAAAACCCTTCGCGAGTACTGAGTCGCTATCGTGAGTTCAGTGATTTAGAACATCGCTTTGATGCTCAAGCAGGCTATGTGCAAGTGAAACAACAGCTTCCAGATTTTGGGCTCACTGCCTTTTTCGGGGCGCGCTATGATCATGTCAATGGTATTGATGCACGTTGGTCACCACGAGCCTCGCTTATTTACGAGCTGCCCAGCGGCGACATTCGCCATGTTTTAAAAGCGCAATACGGCGAGTCGTTTCGTACTCCGGTCACCAATGAGCTTTACTCTAACGATGATATCACCTCAGGTAATGCCAATTTATCCTCTGAAGTGATCAAAACAACCGAGCTGGTGTGGTTAGCTCAAGGCACACAGTGGAAAAGTGAGGTGGTGCTGTTTGATAACGCCCTAGAGGATTTTATTGATTTGGTGATGGTCAACGAGCAGCAGCAAGCTTTTACCTTTGCGAATGTATTTAGCACCACTATGCAGGGTATTGAGATGAGTGCTCAATCGCAGCTAGGCCAATATAGTGATGTGCAAATCAATTATACCCAGCTATTTGATGATCCCATTAGCCCAAGCTTTAAGCGCTTTGCCAGTGTGGCGGTGAATATGCAGCTTGAGACATTGACACTTAGCGCGAATGCCCTGTGGCGCGATAGTGTCGAAGTATTCGGTGCTAATGACAAGCGCTTTTATCAAGGTGCGTATGTGTTGCTCGGCGCAGCGCTGCATTGGCAGATGGATGAACATACACGGCTGAGCTTAAAAGTAGAAAACCTTACCGATAAAGATTACGATACCTTCGATGCGCGCGTGTTTGATGGCCGCGTACCCGGGTACGGACGTCAGTCCAGTCTAACCTATACTTATCAGTTTTAA
- a CDS encoding aldehyde dehydrogenase family protein — protein MSEQLCVLDKVFSQFKQAHEQEPIMSLVQRKQALLALKHALLDAQEPLIAAASEDFGYRERFDTLVSDILPTIEALDYCRKNLAKWAKPEKRQGGFAHFPSSLHVHYEAKGVVGVVSPWNYPVNLALSPLAFALAAGNRVVVKLSEYTPAVNQVLKTLLSSELKRYVAFIEGDAQVGAAFSAKPWDHLVFTGSGHIGKKVMRSAAENLTPVTLELGGKSPAVMLPCAQVNHAATQIAFGKSTNAGQICVAPDFVLLHTSQLDSFITCIKAEVAQLGHRPTKVINQAQANRLKALKEDAISKGAKALELINGGDQHVLTLLLNVDDSMRVCQEEIFGPLLPIQTYEHIEDACAALKAQPKPLALYLFATKRAHWQKVSEQVQSGTLAVNDTLMQVSATDLPFGGVGASGFGQYHGIEGFYTFSHARSVLKTPHWWPRAKLLLHRSPWLLKIVTWLYLKK, from the coding sequence GTGAGCGAGCAGTTGTGTGTGCTTGATAAGGTGTTTTCGCAGTTTAAACAAGCCCATGAACAAGAGCCAATAATGAGTCTTGTACAACGCAAGCAGGCGCTATTAGCGCTGAAGCATGCACTACTTGATGCACAAGAGCCATTGATTGCAGCAGCCAGCGAAGATTTTGGCTATCGCGAGCGCTTTGATACCTTGGTGAGCGACATTCTTCCTACGATAGAGGCATTGGACTACTGCCGTAAAAACCTCGCTAAATGGGCTAAACCGGAAAAGCGCCAGGGTGGTTTTGCGCACTTTCCCTCGTCATTACACGTGCATTATGAGGCCAAAGGCGTGGTGGGCGTTGTATCGCCTTGGAATTATCCAGTGAATTTGGCGTTATCGCCCCTTGCCTTTGCCCTTGCAGCGGGTAATCGAGTGGTGGTGAAATTGAGCGAATATACCCCTGCTGTGAATCAAGTATTAAAAACATTGCTTAGCTCTGAGTTGAAGCGCTATGTGGCATTCATTGAAGGAGATGCACAAGTAGGGGCCGCGTTTAGCGCTAAGCCTTGGGATCACCTTGTGTTTACTGGCTCCGGTCATATCGGCAAAAAGGTAATGCGCAGCGCTGCTGAGAATCTCACACCGGTAACCCTAGAGCTCGGCGGTAAGTCGCCGGCGGTGATGTTGCCTTGTGCGCAGGTCAATCATGCGGCAACCCAGATTGCCTTTGGTAAATCGACTAATGCTGGGCAGATATGCGTAGCTCCAGATTTTGTCCTTTTACATACCTCACAATTAGATTCTTTTATCACTTGCATCAAAGCAGAGGTGGCGCAGTTAGGCCACCGCCCAACGAAGGTGATTAATCAGGCTCAGGCTAATCGCCTAAAGGCGTTAAAAGAGGATGCAATCAGCAAAGGAGCCAAGGCTTTGGAGCTCATTAATGGGGGGGATCAACATGTGTTAACCCTGCTTTTAAATGTCGATGATAGCATGCGTGTTTGCCAAGAAGAGATCTTTGGGCCGTTATTGCCTATCCAAACTTATGAGCATATTGAAGACGCCTGTGCAGCGTTAAAAGCGCAGCCCAAACCATTGGCATTGTATTTGTTCGCGACCAAGCGGGCCCATTGGCAAAAAGTGAGTGAGCAAGTACAAAGTGGTACGTTGGCGGTTAATGACACCCTCATGCAAGTCAGTGCAACTGATTTACCTTTTGGCGGGGTAGGAGCATCGGGATTTGGCCAGTATCATGGTATTGAGGGGTTTTATACTTTTTCCCATGCGCGCTCGGTTCTCAAAACACCCCATTGGTGGCCGCGTGCGAAGTTGTTGTTACATCGCTCGCCTTGGTTATTAAAAATAGTGACTTGGCTTTACTTAAAAAAATAG
- a CDS encoding carboxypeptidase-like regulatory domain-containing protein, with product MKKLSVLALSLMLAACQNTQAPAPAEPQTNTEPKEQVVEVVKPEITQLTVNTTPSDSRVRIMNIRPKYHDGIELQPGEYEVEVSKPGYETFREWVMVENNTVIDIEIKQL from the coding sequence ATGAAAAAGCTATCTGTCCTTGCCCTGAGTTTAATGCTTGCAGCGTGTCAAAATACCCAAGCGCCAGCACCTGCTGAGCCACAGACTAATACCGAGCCAAAAGAGCAAGTTGTTGAGGTAGTCAAGCCTGAGATCACGCAGTTAACCGTGAATACCACCCCTTCGGATTCACGCGTAAGAATTATGAATATTCGTCCGAAATACCACGATGGGATAGAGCTGCAACCTGGTGAATATGAGGTTGAAGTGAGTAAACCCGGCTACGAAACCTTCCGCGAATGGGTCATGGTTGAGAATAACACCGTGATTGATATCGAAATTAAACAGCTATAA
- a CDS encoding Imm49 family immunity protein yields the protein MLNIERPTTISEIDEKINTSRKKYQDTLNFVHVQRDNLMWLANHALTLAQYLSYEQSPEHNAEAKQAIAHCAQAYALLFSLANDPERVVELEFNGEQHDTQYNGVGLVEQGRINAQNWQEAVFCALTVRDHDALSSLLAFDLSHLRESRAVCPEVELMLAELLQKVLLGEEVSQPEIIALSQQIAADTNPLVQHCTNAKLSLINNALISKATDLDETFLGALNHYWQYQGQHLYADHAHTNFYMPIELLGTACLVQDQGRSVDIDTDFMPRFYIVS from the coding sequence ATGCTAAACATTGAGCGCCCTACTACAATTTCTGAAATTGACGAGAAGATAAACACCAGCCGCAAAAAGTACCAAGACACCCTTAACTTCGTGCATGTGCAGCGCGATAACCTGATGTGGCTCGCTAATCACGCACTCACTTTAGCGCAGTATCTTTCATATGAGCAAAGCCCAGAGCACAACGCAGAGGCGAAACAAGCCATTGCTCACTGTGCGCAGGCCTATGCATTATTATTTAGCCTCGCGAACGACCCTGAACGTGTTGTGGAGCTAGAATTTAACGGTGAACAGCACGACACCCAGTACAACGGCGTCGGCCTAGTTGAACAAGGCCGGATCAATGCACAGAATTGGCAAGAAGCCGTCTTTTGTGCGCTCACAGTACGCGACCACGATGCCCTTTCCTCACTGTTAGCGTTTGATTTGTCTCACTTAAGAGAGAGCCGTGCCGTGTGCCCGGAGGTTGAGCTTATGTTAGCCGAGCTGCTGCAAAAAGTGTTGCTGGGAGAAGAGGTCTCGCAACCAGAAATCATCGCTCTGAGCCAGCAAATTGCCGCCGACACTAACCCGCTAGTTCAACATTGCACCAATGCAAAATTAAGCCTGATTAATAATGCCTTGATCAGTAAAGCAACTGATCTAGATGAGACCTTCCTAGGTGCACTAAATCATTATTGGCAATACCAAGGTCAGCACCTTTACGCCGACCATGCCCACACTAACTTCTATATGCCTATTGAGCTTTTAGGCACAGCCTGTTTAGTACAAGACCAAGGCCGCAGTGTAGATATTGATACCGATTTTATGCCACGTTTTTATATTGTTAGTTAG
- a CDS encoding ChaN family lipoprotein: protein MNKINKDVDYRKMAGSARLVMLGESSHNPAIYKYEAIKALRQLKAAGFTHFAIEMLPRSMQEKVEFYQRTGKGFGEIQKYFDDNWAWGYTVPAAYGELVKSARNIGLKIVALDLTLDEMDSIDSSCPPELAKEKDCLDSHSNRNQAWVQNISTILKQASNNRVIAFMHRWHALRATPYQEGLDTLVVKEGISKIRYIDFIGGIACYSKRSCEGLSDEQGRLKSEYFYRESTSFETAIKTYQVHLPEKNLMLEGTK from the coding sequence ATGAATAAAATAAACAAGGATGTAGATTATAGAAAAATGGCGGGGAGCGCTCGTTTGGTGATGCTCGGCGAATCAAGCCATAACCCCGCAATCTATAAGTATGAAGCCATTAAAGCCCTAAGACAGCTAAAAGCTGCAGGCTTTACTCACTTTGCAATAGAAATGCTCCCCCGCTCCATGCAAGAGAAAGTAGAGTTTTATCAACGTACTGGTAAAGGGTTTGGTGAAATACAAAAGTACTTTGATGATAATTGGGCTTGGGGATATACAGTACCTGCTGCTTACGGTGAGCTAGTCAAATCAGCTCGTAACATAGGCCTTAAAATCGTTGCTCTTGACTTAACTTTAGACGAAATGGACAGCATCGACTCATCATGCCCTCCTGAACTAGCTAAAGAAAAAGATTGCTTGGATAGCCACTCTAATAGAAACCAAGCGTGGGTCCAAAATATAAGCACTATTTTGAAGCAAGCTAGTAATAACCGCGTAATTGCGTTTATGCATCGATGGCATGCGCTGAGAGCCACTCCCTACCAAGAAGGCCTTGATACTTTAGTCGTAAAAGAAGGGATATCAAAGATAAGATATATAGATTTTATTGGTGGCATAGCATGCTATTCAAAGCGCAGTTGCGAGGGTCTTTCAGACGAGCAAGGGCGCTTAAAAAGCGAATATTTTTACAGGGAAAGTACTTCGTTTGAAACAGCTATCAAAACCTATCAAGTGCATTTGCCTGAGAAGAACTTAATGCTTGAGGGAACAAAATGA